In a genomic window of Roseofilum capinflatum BLCC-M114:
- the atpD gene encoding F0F1 ATP synthase subunit beta translates to MVATSEKTNVGKIVQIIGPVIDAEFPSGKLPQVYNAIRVVKKDADGQENSVTCEVQQLLGGNQVRAVAMSGTDGLTRGMDIVDLGAPISVPVGNVTLGRIFNVLGDPVDEKGPVGSEETSPIHREAPKLTELETKPSIFETGIKVVDLLAPYRRGGKIGLFGGAGVGKTVIIMELINNIAKAHGGVSVFGGVGERTREGNDLYNEMVESGVINAENLSESKVALVYGQMNEPPGARMRVGLSALTMAEYFRDVSKQDVLLFIDNIFRFVQAGSEVSALLGRMPSAVGYQPTLGTEMGELQERITSTREGSITSIQAVYVPADDLTDPAPATTFAHLDATTVLSRGLASKGIYPAVDPLGSTSTMLQPSVVGGDHYQTARAVQSTLQRYKELQDIIAILGLDELSEDDRLTVARARKIERFLSQPFFVAEVFTGSPGQYVKLDDTIKGFKMILSGELDHLPEQAFYMVGDISQAIAKGEKLAAKG, encoded by the coding sequence ATGGTAGCCACATCAGAGAAAACAAACGTCGGTAAAATTGTTCAAATCATTGGCCCGGTTATTGATGCAGAATTTCCCAGTGGTAAACTGCCCCAGGTCTATAATGCGATCCGAGTAGTCAAAAAAGATGCAGATGGACAAGAAAATTCTGTCACCTGCGAAGTTCAACAACTCCTTGGGGGTAACCAAGTCCGTGCTGTAGCGATGAGCGGTACAGATGGACTTACACGAGGAATGGACATTGTTGATTTGGGTGCGCCTATCAGCGTTCCCGTCGGAAATGTTACTCTAGGACGGATCTTCAATGTCCTGGGCGATCCCGTAGATGAAAAAGGCCCCGTTGGCAGCGAAGAGACCTCTCCCATCCACCGGGAAGCTCCCAAACTGACAGAACTGGAAACCAAGCCTTCTATCTTTGAAACCGGGATTAAGGTGGTAGACCTGCTCGCTCCCTATCGTCGGGGCGGTAAAATCGGCCTGTTCGGTGGAGCGGGTGTAGGCAAAACCGTGATCATCATGGAGCTGATTAACAATATTGCTAAAGCCCATGGTGGTGTATCCGTGTTCGGTGGCGTGGGCGAGCGCACCCGTGAAGGCAATGACCTCTACAACGAAATGGTTGAATCTGGGGTAATTAATGCCGAAAACCTGAGCGAGTCTAAAGTAGCTCTGGTTTATGGTCAGATGAATGAACCCCCCGGAGCCAGAATGCGGGTCGGTCTGTCTGCTCTGACGATGGCGGAATACTTCCGGGATGTGAGTAAGCAAGACGTACTGCTGTTCATCGATAACATTTTCCGGTTTGTACAAGCAGGTTCTGAAGTATCAGCGCTGCTCGGTCGGATGCCTTCGGCGGTAGGATATCAGCCCACCTTGGGTACAGAAATGGGTGAACTGCAAGAGCGGATTACGTCCACCCGTGAAGGTTCGATTACTTCGATTCAAGCGGTTTATGTGCCTGCGGATGACTTGACTGACCCCGCTCCGGCTACCACATTTGCTCACTTGGACGCAACTACGGTATTGTCTCGTGGTTTGGCTTCTAAGGGTATTTATCCGGCGGTCGATCCTCTGGGATCTACGTCTACAATGCTACAACCGAGCGTTGTGGGTGGCGATCACTATCAAACGGCTCGTGCGGTTCAGTCTACGCTGCAACGGTATAAAGAGCTGCAAGATATTATTGCGATTCTGGGCTTGGATGAGTTGTCTGAAGATGACCGTCTGACGGTGGCTCGTGCCCGGAAGATTGAGCGTTTCTTGTCTCAACCGTTCTTTGTGGCTGAGGTGTTTACTGGTTCTCCGGGTCAGTATGTGAAGCTTGATGACACCATCAAAGGTTTCAAAATGATTCTGTCTGGAGAGTTGGATCATCTGCCTGAGCAAGCCTTCTATATGGTCGGCGATATTAGTCAGGCGATCGCCAAAGGAGAAAAATTAGCCGCTAAAGGTTAA